From Deltaproteobacteria bacterium, one genomic window encodes:
- a CDS encoding nuclear transport factor 2 family protein, with product MSSDPHLQLAERLMAAIMAGNVDEVRHIYAPNAVIWHNNDNLEQSVDENLAVLGWVVKHVSNLRYEIIRRQRMDSGFVQQHVLRGTAPNGKPLEVPACLVCTVQDGRITRLDEYLDTAHLAPLVQQ from the coding sequence ATGAGTAGCGACCCCCATTTGCAGCTGGCTGAACGCCTAATGGCCGCGATCATGGCGGGCAACGTCGACGAGGTGCGCCACATCTACGCGCCGAACGCCGTGATCTGGCACAACAACGACAACCTCGAGCAATCGGTCGATGAGAATCTCGCGGTGCTCGGGTGGGTGGTGAAGCACGTCTCGAATCTGCGCTACGAGATCATCCGGCGACAACGCATGGACAGCGGCTTCGTGCAGCAACACGTCCTGCGCGGCACCGCTCCGAACGGCAAGCCGCTCGAAGTGCCGGCGTGCTTGGTGTGCACGGTGCAGGACGGCCGCATCACGCGGCTCGACGAGTACCTCGACACCGCGCATCTCGCGCCGCTGGTACAACAGTAG
- a CDS encoding aromatic-ring-hydroxylating dioxygenase subunit beta: MDRYALRIEIDELYADYVACLDDDELERWPEFFTDSCLYKIVPRENYERDLPLALMMCESQGMLRDRVAAVRKTSVFAPRALRHLVGSIRINEEPDGGLRVRANFVLMQSTIDQGVAVFNAGQYLDRLVRLDGRLKFQEKLCILDGSLIAGSLIYPI, encoded by the coding sequence ATGGATCGCTACGCGCTGCGCATCGAGATCGATGAACTCTACGCCGACTACGTCGCCTGTCTCGATGACGACGAATTGGAGCGCTGGCCGGAGTTTTTCACCGATTCGTGTCTCTACAAGATCGTCCCGCGCGAGAACTACGAGCGCGACCTGCCGCTCGCGCTGATGATGTGCGAGAGCCAGGGGATGTTGCGTGATCGCGTCGCGGCGGTGCGCAAGACCAGCGTATTCGCCCCGCGCGCTCTGCGCCATCTGGTCGGCAGCATCCGTATCAACGAAGAGCCCGACGGAGGCCTGCGCGTGCGCGCGAACTTTGTGCTGATGCAGAGCACGATCGACCAGGGAGTGGCGGTGTTCAACGCCGGTCAGTATCTCGATCGCCTCGTGCGTCTGGATGGACGACTCAAATTCCAAGAGAAACTGTGCATCCTCGACGGCAGCCTGATTGCCGGTTCGCTCATCTATCCCATCTGA
- a CDS encoding Rieske 2Fe-2S domain-containing protein — protein MPRVRTRAGTPALPRRKTTGRSRQWPAEGNCRIPFWVYSDPAIYAREQEHIFGGASWSYVGLTAEIPKAGDFKRTFIGDQPVVAVRDGEGGINVVVNRCAHRGVQFCRVNLGNASEFMCPYHQWTYDLRGNLIGVPFRKGLRRQGGMPDDFTLADHSLQQLRVAERHGVIFASFAAAMPSLEDYLGAAMLAYLDRVFDGRALRVLGYMRQVIPSNWKLMFENIKDPYHASLLHVFLVTFGLFRADQPSAVQMDDSGRHAALISRRGEQPPSAGTAEMKSFLADFKLNDPTLLTPVKEFPGDATVVMQTIWPNLIVQQQSNTLATRQLVTRGPDAFELVWTFFGYESDSAEMTQIRLRQANLMGPAGLVSIDDSEMMEFSQAGVSSADAGAAVIELGGRDAANTDHMITETAIRGFYRYYREVMGL, from the coding sequence ATGCCGCGAGTTCGGACGCGGGCGGGGACGCCCGCGCTACCAAGAAGAAAGACGACGGGACGATCGCGGCAGTGGCCGGCTGAAGGCAACTGCCGTATCCCGTTCTGGGTCTATTCCGATCCCGCGATCTACGCGCGTGAGCAGGAACACATCTTTGGCGGCGCGAGCTGGTCGTACGTCGGGCTGACGGCTGAGATTCCCAAGGCGGGCGACTTCAAGCGTACCTTCATTGGCGATCAGCCGGTGGTGGCCGTGCGCGATGGTGAGGGCGGCATCAATGTCGTCGTCAATCGCTGCGCGCACCGCGGCGTGCAATTCTGCCGCGTCAATTTGGGCAACGCCAGCGAGTTCATGTGCCCCTATCATCAGTGGACCTACGATCTGCGCGGCAACTTGATCGGCGTGCCGTTCCGCAAGGGGCTGCGACGGCAGGGCGGCATGCCGGACGACTTCACGTTGGCAGATCATTCGCTGCAGCAGTTGCGCGTTGCCGAGCGCCACGGCGTCATCTTCGCCTCGTTTGCCGCGGCGATGCCGTCGCTCGAAGACTACCTCGGCGCCGCGATGCTCGCGTACCTCGACCGCGTCTTCGATGGCCGCGCGCTGCGCGTGCTCGGCTACATGCGGCAAGTGATTCCAAGCAATTGGAAGCTGATGTTCGAGAACATCAAGGACCCGTACCACGCCAGCCTGCTGCACGTGTTTCTCGTCACCTTCGGATTGTTTCGTGCGGATCAACCGTCGGCGGTGCAGATGGATGACAGCGGCCGCCACGCCGCGCTGATCTCGCGCCGCGGTGAGCAGCCGCCGTCGGCGGGGACGGCGGAGATGAAATCGTTTCTCGCTGACTTCAAGCTGAACGATCCGACGCTGCTCACGCCGGTGAAGGAATTCCCCGGTGACGCGACCGTCGTGATGCAAACGATTTGGCCGAACCTGATTGTCCAACAACAATCCAACACCCTCGCCACGCGCCAGTTGGTCACTCGCGGACCGGACGCGTTCGAGTTGGTGTGGACCTTCTTCGGCTACGAGAGCGACAGCGCGGAGATGACGCAGATCCGGTTGCGCCAGGCGAATCTGATGGGACCGGCCGGCCTGGTGTCGATCGACGATAGCGAGATGATGGAGTTCTCGCAGGCCGGAGTGTCGTCCGCGGACGCCGGCGCCGCTGTGATCGAACTCGGCGGGCGCGACGCCGCCAACACCGACCACATGATCACCGAGACCGCGATCCGCGGCTTCTATCGCTACTACCGCGAGGTGATGGGCTTGTGA
- a CDS encoding enoyl-CoA hydratase, producing MSEPLLLIEKSDGIATLTLNRPKAMNALSRALRAAIVQAFAELQNDAGTGVVILTGAGKAFCAGLDLKELSGESEPPSDNESAIAGADVVRALTSFNRPIIGAINGFAITGGFELALACDILIASTNARFADTHARVGLVPGWGLSQKLSRVIGIYRAKELSLSGNYLSAELAEAWGLVNRVVNPEDLLPTCRRLATDILSCVPETMRAYKRVIDEGYATTLGEGLRLETKASTEHARELTPEQIATRRAGIQARGRQQSGK from the coding sequence ATGTCCGAACCACTTCTCCTCATTGAAAAGAGCGACGGCATCGCCACGCTTACCTTGAACCGCCCCAAGGCGATGAACGCCTTGTCACGCGCCTTACGCGCGGCGATCGTGCAAGCGTTCGCTGAACTCCAGAACGACGCGGGGACCGGCGTCGTCATTCTCACCGGCGCGGGCAAAGCCTTCTGCGCGGGGTTAGACCTCAAAGAACTCAGCGGCGAGAGCGAGCCACCGAGCGATAACGAATCCGCCATCGCCGGCGCCGATGTCGTGCGCGCGCTAACATCGTTCAATCGGCCGATCATTGGCGCGATCAACGGCTTCGCCATCACCGGTGGCTTCGAACTCGCGCTCGCGTGCGACATTCTGATCGCGTCGACCAACGCGCGCTTCGCCGACACCCATGCTCGTGTCGGTCTCGTGCCCGGCTGGGGATTGAGTCAGAAACTATCGCGAGTGATCGGGATCTATCGCGCCAAGGAGCTGTCCCTCAGCGGCAACTATCTTTCCGCAGAGCTGGCCGAGGCGTGGGGCTTGGTGAATCGTGTCGTCAACCCAGAGGACCTTCTGCCGACTTGTCGCCGACTCGCAACGGACATTCTCTCCTGTGTGCCCGAGACGATGCGCGCGTACAAACGCGTAATCGATGAGGGCTACGCCACTACCTTGGGCGAGGGCCTGCGCCTCGAGACCAAGGCGTCTACCGAGCATGCGCGCGAATTAACCCCCGAGCAGATCGCCACCCGCCGCGCCGGCATCCAGGCAAGAGGTCGCCAGCAATCGGGCAAGTAA